In the Symphalangus syndactylus isolate Jambi chromosome 17, NHGRI_mSymSyn1-v2.1_pri, whole genome shotgun sequence genome, CAAGCATCTGTCCCGTGGTCTGTGTACCGAGGAGCCCAGACAGTGCCCCCACTTCCCCAGGCTCTCTGCTCGGAAGCCTCTGGGCCAGAGGAGGAAAGAGGCGTGTCCCACAAACCAGGACCTAAAGGGACTCACACCCTTtgaagagagacagggaggagtTCCAGCCCGAGCTGGGCTATAGTCAAGACCTCAACCCACCTCCAACCTCTGACCAGTTCCAGTGGGAGCTGGGGAGGGACGAGGCCTCCCCAAGGTCTTGACGCACAGACAGCAGTGATGGTGTAGGCCCTGCCCTCGcaccctccctctctgcctgcctGGGACCTGCCATTCATCACTCCCAACATGCCAGACCAGAGCGGCTGAGCTGCAAGAGGGCTCGTTCACTCCTCCCGCCCGCCCTGAGGGCCCACGCCTTGCCGGGCTAGGGGTAGGCCAGGGGCACAGGCGGGCACTGACCCCGAGCCCGGGCCCGTGGGAGGGCAGGAGTGGTGTCTGGCTCATGCTCCAGACGGGCTCCCCTGTGCCAAGCGTGGCCTCCTCCACCAGGGCTGCACCCTCTGATGGCTGCAAAGAAGGTCACTTGTTCCTCCAGGTGACCTCGGGCCACTTAATTCCCTCCCTGAGCCCTAATACCCTTTTCTGTAAAGTGAAGGTTGCGGGGGCAGCTCCCCTGCAGGGCTCCAGATGCAGGGAGAGAGATggcagggcgagactccatcctCCTCTGACTCACAGGCCAGTGGCAGACAGGGGGTGAACTTGGTGACCTATGTCCTCTGACAAGGCATGCAGAAGGAAGGCGGCACAGCGCGAGGGCGGCGGGGATGCTGGCTTATACACAGGGTGGTCAGGACAGTGAGGGGAACAGCATTCCAGGCAGTGCACTGcccatgcaaaggccctggggcaggactgTACCTGGCATGTGGGAGGAACAGTGAGGAGGCCTGTgcggctggagcagagtgaggaggggagggtggggaggggacagggcagGTCAGAGAGGGCCACAGTAGGTGcttaagcagcagcagcagcagctgtcacTATGACTGAAATGGCTGGTGTTCAAGAAGGCTGCTTTGCTTCTTATCCGGGATGGAACagagagggtggaggatgggcagAGGTCAGGGGTCATTCTGccaggctgggaggagggtgggggtggggaggggcccaCTCACTGCGTGCTCCCAGAGTCAGGCCTCCGGCGCAGCCACCGAGGAAGTAGTTCAGGGGGTCATCGGGCTTCTCGCGGACCTGGGCGCTGATGCAGGTGGTGAGGCCAAACACAGCCCCGACAGCAGCTGTGGGGTAGATGGGAAGAGCAAGGGCCTCGAGATGGGCACAGCAGCAGCCTCTTGGGCGCTCACTGCCAGTATCTGGATGGAGACAGACGCCACGGGTCGGCTGCTCACTGTGCATGGCAGCCTCCTGGCCCCAGTCCTGGAGCTGGTCTCCTGGGCCTCCCCACACTACATGTATTCCTCATAAAGGAACACCTGACTTTCTCCGGGTGGCCGGCACTGTGGACACGGGCCGGGGAGTCAGGGAGAAGAGGGAGCCATCAAATGTGCTCCGAGAGCTGGGACTGTGCCAGGAAAGGGCCCAGCCACGCCCAGCCCAGCTTGCTCACCTGCAGTGAACGTGTATTGTCCGACCTTAGCCACTCCTTCAAGGAAGGTGCCCGGAGGATTGAGTGTGACTCTGTAGGCAGCGGCGGTCAGGCCTGCGAGACAGAGGAGGGAGGCTGTTCAGACCCCACTGCTGCTAAACCCTTGCTTGGCCGGGCACCCCACTGGGTGGTCTCCCTCCCTCAGTCCTCACGATGCCCCCCAGGTGGCTCCCAGTAACCCCCCTTCTTTGCCCATGGTGCCCCCGGCtgctgagtggcagagctggatttGAACTCGGGTTTGCTGCTCCAAGGTTGGGGGGCCTCTCACTTCCTTCCCCACTCCCCGCCAGGCCTCCCTTGGCCACTTTCTCAAGCCTGTCCAGTACTGGCTCCTGCAGAGCACCTGCTGGGCGCCCATCAGCCATGCTGGCCCTGGCAGGGCACCGGCTGGCAGATGGAGACTCATCCACGTGGTGGACACAAGAACAGGCCTGAGACCTCGGTTCTGTGGCTGCTTCCGGCCTCACACCGCCAGCTCAGCAGCGCCCCCCATGGGCCCTGGCACCAGGGCCCCAGCTCCAGGTTCCCATCAATGGTTCTATTCTCCTGTGGGGCCCAGGGCTCCTGGGCCTAATCCCCCTTGGCAGCGGCTCCGCTTCCCTGCCTGGCTGCCAACGCCTCCTCCTTGCCACTCTCGACCCCCTCCTGCTGGCAGCTCGGGCCTGGGCTCGTCTCACACACCTGGCTGCCTGGCTGCTGCCCCCGCCACCCAGCCTTGCCACTCTGGTCAGCTTTTCCATCTCTGCCATTTCCCCGGCTGCCTGGCCCCTGACATTGGCTTCTATGCATGAGGAGCCTGGCAGGTCTGACCACAGCCTATGCTTCACCCGCCACGACCGCCCCAGGGGAGTGGGCTCCACCCCAGTTCCCCATCCAGCTTCAAGGGACTCATGGGACATGCCAGGCCTGGCAGTGACCCCCCCAAATAGCACCCTAGCCTCAGATCCAATTCAGCTCATGTTGGTTCTGTCCCTCAAGAGCGACTGGGGGGACTCTCACATCCAGCAGTGG is a window encoding:
- the NDUFA11 gene encoding NADH dehydrogenase [ubiquinone] 1 alpha subcomplex subunit 11 produces the protein MAPTVFRQYWDIPDGTDCHRKAYSTTSIASVAGLTAAAYRVTLNPPGTFLEGVAKVGQYTFTAAAVGAVFGLTTCISAQVREKPDDPLNYFLGGCAGGLTLGARTHNYGIGAAACVYLGLVASLVKMGRLEGWEVFAKPKV